The following is a genomic window from Algiphilus sp..
TGCACCAGTGCCCCGGCAGCGACGCCGGCGCACTGCAGCGCCTGGCGCGGCACGTGGCGGGACGCGCCACGGGGCTCGTGCTGGGTGGCGGCGGCGCGCGCGGCTTCGCGCACATCGGGCTGCTGCGGGCGCTCGAGGAGGCCGGCGTCCCGATCGATCTGGTGGGCGGGACCAGCATGGGCGCCTTCATCGCCGCCCTGCACGCGCGCGGCCTGACACCGGCCGAAATGCGCGATGTCTGTCACGACGCCTTCGTCGCCCGGAACCACCTCAACGACTGGGTGCTGCCGCGGGTATCGCTGATCCGCGGCCGCAAGTTCCTCGGCATGCTGCGCCGGACACTGGGGGACGGGCTCATCGAGGATCTGCCGCTGCCCTTCTTCTGCGTGTCCACGAATCTGACCCGCGGCCAGCCGCAGATCCACAGACGCGGCGAACTGGCGGTATGGGTGGGAACGAGCATGGCGGTTCCGGGCATCGCGCCGCCGGTGGTCTACCGGGGGGAGCTGCTGGCGGACGGAGCGGTCGTCAACAGCGTGCCGGTGGACGCCATGCACGCGCTCGACCGCGGCCCGGTCATCGCCTGCGACGTCGGCGCCAGCGGCGAGCTCGCGCTGCCCGGCGTGGATGGTCCGGATCCGGAGGGGCTGCTCAACGCCAAGCGCTCGAAGCGCCCGCAGCTCTCCGAGATCCTCATGCGCATGACCACGCTGACCAGCGACCTGCGGCTCAAGGAGAACGTCGAGCACGCCGACCTGTTCGTGCGCATGCCGGTGGCGGATGTGGGCATGTTCCAGTGGGATGCGCTGGACGCCACCATCGAGACGGGCTATCGCCACGCCCGGGAGGTGCTGGAGGCGGCGGCCGCCGACTGGCCGGGCGACCTGCCGCCGCCGGGCTTCCGCACGGCCGGATAGCGCGTCGCGACCGCCGGGCGCCGGTCAGCCCCCGCTCAGGCTGCCTCGACTTGAATGCCCGGTATCCGAACCGCCCCGATCGCAGGAGGTCCCGCGTGACCGCTTTCCGGAATCGCCGCGCACTGCTGCGCGCACTCGCCCTGCTGCCGGCCGCGCCGCTGATCCGCCCCGCACTCGCCGCAATGGAAGCCGGCACGCTCGGCACGGCCCGGCCCTTCGACTTCGAGCGCCTCCGCCAGCGCGCCCGCGCCCTCGCTGCCGCACCCGCGCGGCCGTCGCCGGAAAAGGTCCCCGAGCTGCTGGACCGCATCGACTACGATACCTATCAGAAGATCGCCTTCCGCTCCGGGAACGCGCTGTGGGCGGAGAGCGACACGCCGGTGGCCTTCTTCCACCTCGGGCGCTACGCCAAGCAGCCGGTGGCGGTCCATGTCGTCGAGGACGGCGTCGCCCGCCGCGTGCACTATGCGCCGGGCTACTTCGACACCGCGGCCACGGGGCTGTCGGAGCAGCTGCCCGACGACCTCGGCTTCGCCGGCTTCCGGGTGCTGAATGCCGACGGCGAGACCGACTGGCTTGCATTCCAGGGCGCCAGCTACTTCCGCAGCGCGGGGCCGCTCGGGCAGTACGGTCTGTCCGCGCGCGGCATCGCGGTGGACACCGCGGTCCCGGGAACGACGGAATCGTTCCCGCGCTTCACCGCCTTCTGGCTGGAGCAGCCCTCGGACGGCAGCGCCATCCGCATCCATGCGCTGCTGGAAGGCGAGCATGTCACCGGTGCCTATCGCTTCGACTGCGCGCGCGGCGACGCCATCACCATGGACGTGCGCGCTGAACTCTTCCAGCGCCGTGCCGTGACGCGGCTCGGCATCGCGCCGCTGA
Proteins encoded in this region:
- a CDS encoding patatin-like phospholipase family protein, producing MDSRALIAASPLLGRLPADAIDRLAEHAQPLGLRGGETLFERGEAPDALYIVALGRVRIDLAADDPHEVAVGDLVGEIGVLTGEPRMAAAVALRDTLLLRFDAVTFRRIISQSEAAERALWRKIVERLRDPGRTRRTSRTHAVAVLPLTEDADENGLARRLAAALAAVLDGHVPLIDRAAVDRDLGPGAAQARFDSGSPNARLVGWLHERESEAAHVVLSADGVPEPWTLRAARQADRILLVAGDGPLHTDTLQALATAGAEAPRELVSCGEQSAASRLLAESSAAFLHQCPGSDAGALQRLARHVAGRATGLVLGGGGARGFAHIGLLRALEEAGVPIDLVGGTSMGAFIAALHARGLTPAEMRDVCHDAFVARNHLNDWVLPRVSLIRGRKFLGMLRRTLGDGLIEDLPLPFFCVSTNLTRGQPQIHRRGELAVWVGTSMAVPGIAPPVVYRGELLADGAVVNSVPVDAMHALDRGPVIACDVGASGELALPGVDGPDPEGLLNAKRSKRPQLSEILMRMTTLTSDLRLKENVEHADLFVRMPVADVGMFQWDALDATIETGYRHAREVLEAAAADWPGDLPPPGFRTAG
- a CDS encoding glucan biosynthesis protein; the encoded protein is MTAFRNRRALLRALALLPAAPLIRPALAAMEAGTLGTARPFDFERLRQRARALAAAPARPSPEKVPELLDRIDYDTYQKIAFRSGNALWAESDTPVAFFHLGRYAKQPVAVHVVEDGVARRVHYAPGYFDTAATGLSEQLPDDLGFAGFRVLNADGETDWLAFQGASYFRSAGPLGQYGLSARGIAVDTAVPGTTESFPRFTAFWLEQPSDGSAIRIHALLEGEHVTGAYRFDCARGDAITMDVRAELFQRRAVTRLGIAPLTSMYWYSETNHRTGDDWRPEIHDSDGLALWTGAGERIWRPLNNPPHVQTTSYVDDNPRGFGLLQRDRDFDHYQDDGVFYDRRPGVWIEPRGDWGRGEVQLVELPTDDEIHDNIVAYWVPDADAEAGREWRFDYRLHWVADEPHPPSVARVRATRIGRAGVPGQHEARDPDGRKFVIDFAGGPLADMAQRYDLTVAVEASRGEITNPYALRIVGTDHWRAAFDLSVAGSEPVDLRCHVHDGKRTLTETWLYQYFPRAWGPSV